CAAATCACCGCGACGGACGCGTTTCAAAAAAAATAAAATATTTTTTGTTAACTTTCGCAATTTTGCCGTTGGTTTTCCTTTATGTGTTCAAATTACCAATATCGGCGGCCGCTCTCACTGACGGAATTGCGGCTAACTACACATTCAACGACGGCACGGCTGCTGATTCTTCAGGCAACGGGAGGAGTGGTTCCGTAAACGGGGCGACTGCGGTTGTCGGCAAAATAGGCGGAGCCTTAAGCTTCAACGGTTCAGACAGTTTCGTTTCCATTCCCGCAGCGAACAGCGACAACGTATCCGTTTCATTATGGTTTAACAAGAACATAAACGACGCCAGCGGAGAAGATATAATATACGGAAATTATAAATACGATGCCGACGTTCAAATGAGAGAAGGAATACAGTTTGCGTTTTATAAAACAAATCAATCCTCCATAAGCTTTACAGTTACCACCAAAAATCAAGCAGGAACAAAAAAAACAGTAACGTCTTCCTTTCTTTTATCCAGCCCCGTTTCCGCGTGGCACCATGTTGTTGGAACGTATGATTCGTCCACGGGAAAACAATCGTTGTACGTTGACGGTAAAAAAATCAGTTCCTCAGACCATCAAATCGGCAATGTTATCGTTCCCATGACCTCGTTTTCTCAATCTGCGATAGGAGGAAGGGCGGGGGGAGGAGGCTACTTCAACGGCCTCATAGACGAAG
The nucleotide sequence above comes from Candidatus Paceibacter sp.. Encoded proteins:
- a CDS encoding LamG domain-containing protein, with product MTGKNFFVETTNHRDGRVSKKIKYFLLTFAILPLVFLYVFKLPISAAALTDGIAANYTFNDGTAADSSGNGRSGSVNGATAVVGKIGGALSFNGSDSFVSIPAANSDNVSVSLWFNKNINDASGEDIIYGNYKYDADVQMREGIQFAFYKTNQSSISFTVTTKNQAGTKKTVTSSFLLSSPVSAWHHVVGTYDSSTGKQSLYVDGKKISSSDHQIGNVIVPMTSFSQSAIGGRAGGGGYFNGLIDEVRIYNRAISDAEAAELALYLPPAVAGSSSAVLNGTVDPGGQASSVWFEYGLAASADCSFSYGNSTPVQNVSGTAVQNVSASVSGLSPGVVYHYRAKASNGSGTACGSDMSFVTNQSGSDTVPPSGSVIINGGAPTVDSEFVLLSLSASDNVGVAGYYISENPSKPSFSDPGW